A stretch of Henckelia pumila isolate YLH828 chromosome 4, ASM3356847v2, whole genome shotgun sequence DNA encodes these proteins:
- the LOC140861818 gene encoding heat shock cognate 70 kDa protein-like: protein MYAIGGSADPTIYSHGNRFLAPNDRFRKEVMKHEDAPESQWMHWNWRSEGDLMLNGAYFRQSGGGAWAAHSRASSLSARPVSLIYIQINILQRATKEAGTISGFNVLRIIVEPTAAAVAYGLDKMSSGERNVLIFDLGGGTFDVSLLTMTDGVIKVKSIAGDTHLGGEDFDNRMVNYFLEELKRKHKKDISNKSRALRRLKTACERAKRNLSFMAHTTVEIDALYNGVDFESKISRAKFEELNMDLFEKCIGHVEKCFKDAEMDKTSIHDVVLVGGSTRIPKVQQLLQDFFNGKELCKNIHPDEAVASGAAVQAAILTGQGSDKIQNLILYDVTPLSLGVGVAVDEMSVVVGRNTTFPTKKEASYFTSCDDQTSMLFKVYEGERPRVSNNRAQQTIKTEEM, encoded by the exons ATGTATGCGATTGGTGGAAGTGCTGATCCTACCATTTATAGCCACGGGAACAGATTCCTTGCACCCAATGATAGATTTAGAAAAGag gTGATGAAGCACGAGGATGCGCCGGAAAGTCAATGGATGCACTGGAACTGGAGATCGGAAGGCGATCTGATGTTGAACGGCGCCTATTTCCGGCAATCGGGTGGTGGAGCTTGGGCTGCGCATTCGAGGGCGTCGAGTTTAAGTGCTAGACCAGTTTCTCTT atatatatacaaattaatATACTACAAAGGGCGACCAAGGAAGCCGGAACTATTTCAGGGTTCAATGTCTTGCGCATCATTGTGGAGCCAACTGCGGCAGCAGTTGCCTATGGTCTTGACAAAATGTCCAGCGGTGAAAGGAATGTACTTATTTTCGACCTTGGCGGTGGTACTTTTGATGTTTCTCTTCTAACAATGACTGATGGTGTCATAAAGGTTAAGTCAATTGCAGGGGACACCCACCTTGGAGGCGAGGATTTTGACAACAGAATGGTAAATTATTTTTTGGAAGAGCTCAAAAGGAAGCACAAAAAGGACATAAGTAACAAGTCACGAGCATTGAGAAGGTTGAAGACAGCTTGTGAGAGAGCAAAGAGGAACCTGTCTTTCATGGCACACACGACTGTTGAAATCGATGCTTTGTACAACGGGGTCGATTTTGAGTCTAAAATATCGCGTGCCAAATTTGAGGAGCTGAACATGGATTTGTTCGAGAAATGCATAGGCCATGTTGAAAAGTGTTTCAAGGATGCCGAGATGGACAAGACGAGCATCCACGACGTGGTGCTCGTTGGTGGATCCACTAGAATTCCAAAGGTGCAACAATTGCTTCAGGATTTCTTCAATGGCAAGGAGTTGTGCAAAAACATTCACCCCGACGAAGCTGTAGCCAGTGGCGCGGCAGTTCAAGCCGCGATTTTGACAGGACAAGGTAGTGACAAGATCCAAAACCTAATATTGTACGATGTCACCCCTCTGTCTCTTGGTGTAGGCGTTGCTGTCGATGAAATGAGTGTAGTGGTTGGCAGGAATACTACCTTTCCCACGAAGAAAGAAGCATCTTACTTCACTAGTTGCGATGACCAAACTAGTATGTTGTTCAAAGTGTACGAGGGTGAAAGGCCTAGAGTAAGCAACAAcagggcccagcagacaataaagaccgaagaaatgtaa